A stretch of Mytilus edulis chromosome 11, xbMytEdul2.2, whole genome shotgun sequence DNA encodes these proteins:
- the LOC139494714 gene encoding neurotrypsin-like — protein MWNCFKIFAVLKCISFGEGQSEGDLRLVDVVGETNTEEGRLEIYHNSTWGTVCNDLFGTSDAIVACRQLGYRASYVRFYTAGGGRNQIWLDDLKCSGLEKRLDGCDHGEWGQNNCAHIEDIGINCTVDGHWSSWTPWTICSLSCDSGYQSRHRHCNNPPPSLNRPYCYGKPFEILNCSITKCPGNKRQGTEDTSKSFSIEAIVGVAVGCICITAVIIFITLFVFRRFISVQVENNQKICSNNQDLGTLGDTIRPTSYEYIESSNVTPPGVYDTCDIKESGYGTAQ, from the exons atGTGGAATTGTTTCAAGATATTTGCTGTGTTAAAATGTATCTCGTTCGGAGAAGGACAGTCGGAAG GGGATCTGCGACTAGTTGATGTAGTTGGGGAAACTAATACCGAAGAAGGACGTCTTGAGATTTATCACAACTCTACATGGGGCACAGTATGCAATGATCTTTTCGGAACCTCTGATGCAATTGTGGCTTGTAGACAACTTGGATACAG GGCATCCTACGTACGCTTTTACACAGCAGGAGGAGGCAGAAATCAAATATGGTTGGACGATTTAAAATGCAGTGGTTTAGAAAAAAGACTAGATGGATGTGATCATGGAGAATGGGGGCAAAATAATTGTGCCCATATTGAAGATATTGGAATAAACTGTACAG TTGACGGACACTGGAGTTCCTGGACGCCCTGGACAATATGCAGTTTAAGTTGTGATTCGGGATATCAATCAAGACACCGACACTGCAATAACCCACCACCATCGTTGAATAGACCATACTGTTATGGGAAGCCTTTTGAAATACTTAACTGCAGCATTACAAAGTGTCCAG GTAATAAAAGACAGGGAACGGAAGATACATCCAAATCATTCTCCATTGAAGCAATCGTAGGGGTTGCTGTTGGCTGTATTTGTATAACTgctgttattatttttataactctCTTTGTTTTCCGTAGATTCATATCTGTACAAGTTG aaaataatcagaaaatttGCAG TAACAACCAAGATCTTGGAACATTGGGTGACACTATTCGACCAACTTCTTATGAATACATTGAAAGTTCTAACGTCACACCGCCTGGTGTTTATGATACTTGTGATATCAAGGAAAGTGGCTATGGTACAGCCCAATGA